A genome region from Rhodopseudomonas boonkerdii includes the following:
- a CDS encoding FtsB family cell division protein yields MVKHTRLKSVLTGLVLYAVAALLISYFGVNAYTGKYGLNARQELDQEITALTSELVQLKKERAKAEQRVALLRSGSLDPDMLDERVRWQLDYAHSRDVVRVIKPD; encoded by the coding sequence ATGGTCAAACACACTCGCCTGAAATCGGTCCTCACCGGCCTCGTGCTCTATGCGGTGGCGGCGCTGCTGATCAGCTATTTCGGCGTAAACGCCTATACCGGCAAATATGGCCTCAATGCGCGGCAGGAGCTTGACCAGGAGATCACCGCGCTGACCTCCGAGCTCGTTCAGCTCAAGAAGGAGCGAGCCAAGGCCGAGCAGCGCGTCGCGCTGCTGCGCTCCGGCAGTCTCGATCCCGATATGCTTGACGAGCGTGTTCGTTGGCAGCTCGACTATGCGCATTCGCGCGATGTCGTCCGTGTCATCAAGCCTGACTGA